In Papilio machaon chromosome W, ilPapMach1.1, whole genome shotgun sequence, a single genomic region encodes these proteins:
- the LOC123722976 gene encoding uncharacterized protein LOC123722976, producing the protein MTKSRTRRQSRRQSEFFDPAEDGSSPPPTTTGNMSVNDMAAMMSTWQRNQEETFERLLHTVLNHSQRPSSPPAQPAHGNFASCKARYSGAPDESLDGFIDAVEAYKECANVNETNALRGLSMLLTHEAATWWQGVKTTTNKWDHALTSLRGAFGDSRPPHRIYKELFANPQQANEKTELFIAKTRALLSRLPKDDLTTKVQMDMVYGLLHSKIRERLRREEIDTFDTLLRKSREIEESCDESLSTTGLQNKLRQRQFPPTSRHAASVAAAQGSTTAPPLAPQSAPKPPAPAAESSAHGTYRRPPRNSVVPHTPSSLQPHGSSTPFANAKRRYCFYCKSYGHTRDECRRLAAKGKQDIDNAADPIPSCYGCNERGVTRSQCAKCNSDFSACEYDRPKGALMGTYSTRYSTTVIKSSCDKDESQVSSTSSYNSVSHKGFPSSMLPPPKSNFDSVNHKPSLVNNIAWECSENFLPTQFKSALPELFHTKNNDTEFLPKQFTSVLPELFYANIDHIEFLPIDFTAFLPYQYFLCDNGLTMQDDFNNNQKLFPKVESQFLLNRATTCSNISLSTLESTNSNAHPQVSDTCQSQRRPILGVEILGVRGTALLDTGAKGCIAGASLYQVLLKHNHACQETTKRVRLADGSVQIRELLVTNLHVKLKSKLLCLEFIIFPHTESNDTILGMDFIASAGMVLDFAASIWYFSGDEVTYPLEYELSRPCVSVSSADFLREEEGVMLHPEERLLLSDFLKQNKDLFEPGGGPTPYAEHHIDTGDNAPIAVPPYRLTPAKKEIMKAELEKMLADDVIEECESAWSAPALLVPKKDGSFRFCVDYRRLNAITKTDSYPIPLIDDLDDILVITQGSFQDHLQDLDKVFDRLRHFGLHANRAKCHFARQEVTYLGHVITPKGIKPDSTKVDAVLKMKEPHNLKHLKSFLQTCSWFRKFIPDFSRIAEPLSKLTRKNEAWTWGEAQQRAFDVLKSKLTSAPILIQADYTQPFLLRTDASNYALGAALLQGDNNNEKPIEYASRLLTSAERNYSTTEREALAVVWAVEKFRGYIDGHLCIVKSDHQPLKWLLTLKSPSGRLIRWALKLQAFDLKIEYSPGKVNTLADTLSRPTCNGINECEVCSVIVDLPQALPSQLRAEQLEDPEVAKIIQDLESTDELTSTRWLERGYVLQQGVLYRYDPDNDSEEAQMVVPISKREEILKSFHDSPTAGHQGIERTLQRIREHFFFTGMRRYVTEYLKNCVDCLKYKAANQKPAGLLQTPVLQQRSEVLAVDLFGPLPEGDQGQRWVLLVEDVATRWVELFSLVEATAENCAKLLIEEYFLRYGLPRRVVSDNGTQFISSVMQLSMFILGVKQELIPVYHPEANPAERKNRDLKVQLSLLVKNEHRNWPKYLAHVRFAMNSAVCSTTGKTPAFLTFARELRTPFEMHHDLRAILDKENFVPSATPYLRSFVRALQDIRDRVEKKQDQRKEIGDTARRSVPSYKQNDLVLVKTHVLSNASKGKTRKFMPKRDGPYRVKRVVTPTTFILSNLTDDDTVIEMHRKSLEEPEAFWSEIAKDFYWQTPPQPGKYVSYNFDVTKGDIFVKWMDGAVTNVCFNLLDRNVRNGYGDKIAYYWEGNCPEDYSRVTYKKLMDLVRQFANALRDIGVSKGDRVSIYMPMILETVVCMLACARIGAIHSVVGQEGVLYTHPN; encoded by the exons atgacaAAATCGCGCACACGTCGTCAGTCTCGTCGACAATCTGAGTTTTTCGACCCGGCGGAAGACGGTTCTTCCCCGCCGCCGACTACAACGGGAAATATGTCTGTCAACGACATGGCCGCCATGATGTCCACGTGGCAACGCAACCAAGAGGAAACGTTTGAGAGACTACTGCACACAGTTCTCAACCACTCGCAGCGGCCATCGTCCCCGCCCGCTCAACCTGCACATGGAAACTTCGCCTCGTGCAAGGCTCGCTATAGCGGAGCGCCAGACGAATCTCTCGACGGTTTTATAGATGCCGTAGAAGCCTACAAAGAATGTGCAAATGTAAACGAAACTAATGCACTACGTGGGTTGTCAATGTTGTTAACTCATGAAGCCGCGACATGGTGGCAAGGGGTTAAAACCACCACGAACAAGTGGGACCACGCCCTCACATCCCTCAGAGGTGCGTTTGGTGATAGCCGACCTCCGCATCGTATATACAAGGAGCTATTCGCCAACCCACAACAAGCAAATGAGAAAACGGAACTCTTTATCGCAAAAACACGAGCGTTATTATCACGTCTACCAAAGGACGATCTGACAACCAAAGTCCAGATGGACATGGTGTACGGACTACTACATAGTAAAATACGAGAGCGTTTGAGAAGAGAGGAGATTGATACATTCGACACGCTACTCAGAAAGTCTAGAGAGATAGAAGAATCTTGCGACGAGAGTCTATCAACCACTGGCCTTCAGAACAAGCTGCGACAACGCCAGTTCCCGCCAACTTCTCGTCACGCCGCAAGCGTCGCCGCCGCCCAGGGGTCAACGACCGCGCCACCACTAGCACCGCAGAGCGCGCCCAAGCCGCCTGCGCCCGCCGCTGAGTCCAGCGCCCACGGCACCTACCGCCGTCCTCCTCGCAACTCCGTGGTGCCGCACACACCGTCGTCTCTACAACCCCACGGCTCTTCTACGCCGTTCGCGAACGCCAAACGTCGATATTGCTTCTATTGCAAGAGTTATGGACATACACGTGATGAGTGTCGTAGGTTAGCAGCTAAAGGCAAACAGGACATTGATAATGCCGCCGACCCTATCCCGTCATGTTACGGATGCAACGAGAGAGGTGTCACTCGATCACAGTGTGCTAAATGCAATTCGGACTTCTCTGCGTGTGAATACGACCGTCCGAAAGGCGCGCTGATGGGAACTTACAGTACAAGGTATTCCACCACTGTTATCAAATCATCTTGTGATAAGGATGAGTCCCAGGTGAGTTCCACTTCATCTTATAACAGTGTGTCACATAAAGGTTTCCCCTCAAGCATGTTACCACCCCCCAAGTCCAACTTTGATTCAGTGAACCATAAACCGTCATTGGTAAATAATATTGCATGGGAATGCTCTGAAAATTTTTTGCCTACTCAATTTAAATCAGCTTTACCTGAATTGTttcatactaaaaataatgacacAGAGTTTTTACCTAAACAGTTTACATCTGTGTTACCCGAGTTATTTTATGCTAACATTGATCACATAGAGTTTTTGCCTATTGATTTTACTGCATTCTTGCCATATCAATACTTTCTTTGTGATAATGG GTTGACCATGCAGGacgattttaataataatcaaaaattatttcctaAAGTTGagtcacaatttttattaaatagagcGACCACATGTTCGAACATTTCTCTGTCGACTCTTGAGTCAACTAATTCAAATGCTCATCCACAAGTGTCAGACACTTGTCAATCCCAACGGAGACCGATTCTAGGAGTGGAAATTCTAGGTGTAAGGGGTACCGCACTATTGGATACAGGTGCTAAAGGGTGTATTGCGGGTGCTTCCTTATATCAGGTGTTGCTTAAGCATAATCATGCCTGTCAAGAAACCACTAAACGCGTTCGTCTCGCTGATGGCTCCGTGCAGATTCGTGAGTTATTGGTTACTAACCTGCATGTTAAACTAAAAAGTAAACTATTGTGTTTGGAGTTCATTATTTTCCCACACACCGAATCCAATGATACTATTCTTGGTATGGATTTTATTGCTTCAGCGGGTATGGTGCTTGATTTCGCTGCTTCAATTTGGTATTTCTCTGGTGATGAGGTTACTTACCCATTGGAATATGAACTTTCCAGACCATGCGTGTCCGTATCCTCTGCAGATTTCCTACGTGAGGAGGAAGGAGTTATGCTGCATCCCGAAGAGAGACTGCTGTTGTCCGACTTCCTGAAACAGAACAAAGACCTGTTCGAACCAGGGGGAGGACCAACTCCGTACGCAGAGCATCACATCGACACCGGCGATAACGCTCCTATAGCCGTTCCACCATATAGGCTCACTCCAGCAAAAAAAGAGATAATGAAGGCAGAGTTGGAGAAAATGTTAGCAGACGACGTGATTGAAGAGTGTGAGTCTGCGTGGTCTGCGCCTGCTCTTCTTGTCCCGAAGAAGGACGGATCTTTTAGATTTTGCGTCGACTACCGTCGCCTCAATGCGATCACCAAGACCGATAGTTATCCAATTCCCTTAATCGATG ATTTGGATGACATCCTGGTGATCACACAGGGAAGTTTTCAGGACCATCTTCAGGATCTTGACAAGGTTTTTGACAGACTGCGTCACTTTGGGCTCCACGCGAACCGCGCCAAATGTCACTTCGCTCGCCAGGAAGTTACATACCTAGGCCATGTGATCACACCCAAAGGAATCAAGCCGGATAGCACCAAAGTCGACGCCGTCCTGAAAATGAAGGAACCACACAATCTCAAACATTTGAAATCATTTTTACAGACCTGTTCCTGGTTTAGGAAATTTATTCCTGATTTCTCGCGTATTGCCGAACCACTGTCAAAACTTACACGCAAAAACGAAGCGTGGACCTGGGGTGAAGCACAGCAACGCGCCTTTGACGTGCTAAAGAGTAAGCTTACTAGCGCTCCTATTTTGATACAGGCCGACTACACCCAGCCCTTCTTGTTGCGCACTGATGCCAGCAATTATGCTCTAGGGGCTGCACTTTTACAAGGTGacaataacaatgaaaaacCAATCGAATACGCAAGTAGACTTCTGACTTCAGCCGAGAGGAATTACTCTACCACCGAGCGGGAAGCCCTCGCAGTCGTATGGGCAGTAGAAAAGTTTAGGGGTTACATTGATGGCCATCTATGCATAGTCAAAAGTGACCATCAGCCACTTAAGTGGTTGCTTACACTCAAGTCCCCAAGTGGTCGTCTCATCAGATGGGCCCTGAAACTCCAGGCGTTTGATCTCAAGATAGAGTACTCTCCAGGTAAAGTTAATACCTTAGCTGATACTTTAAGTCGACCTACCTGTAATGGTATCAACGAATGCGAAGTGTGTTCCGTAATCGTCGACTTACCTCAAGCACTGCCGAGTCAGCTCCGAGCCGAGCAGCTTGAAGATCCAGAAGTGGCTAAAATTATTCAAGATTTAGAAAGCACAGACGAACTTACCTCTACTCGGTGGCTGGAACGTGGTTACGTACTGCAGCAGGGCGTGTTATATCGTTATGATCCAGATAACGACTCCGAAGAAGCGCAGATGGTAGTGCCAATTTCAAAAAGGGAAGAAATTTTAAAGTCGTTTCACGATTCTCCAACTGCAGGCCACCAGGGTATTGAGCGGACTCTGCAACGCATCCGTGAGCACTTCTTTTTCACCGGGATGCGTCGTTACGTCACAGAGTATCTAAAAAACTGTGTGGACTGTCTCAAGTATAAAGCCGCAAATCAGAAACCAGCTGGTCTCCTCCAGACACCCGTGCTCCAACAAAGATCTGAAGTCCTTGCAGTGGATCTTTTCGGTCCCCTGCCTGAAGGAGATCAAGGACAACGTTGGGTCCTTCTTGTTGAAGACGTAGCTACCAGGTGGGTGGAACTGTTCTCGCTTGTGGAGGCCACAGCGGAAAATTGCGCCAAACTTCTCATAGAAGAATACTTTCTCAGATATGGATTGCCACGTCGAGTTGTGTCCGATAACGGCACTCAGTTCATATCCTCAGTAATGCAGCTGTCGATGTTTATTTTAGGTGTTAAACAAGAGCTCATTCCAGTTTACCACCCTGAAGCTAATCCCGCCGAGCGCAAAAATCGGGATCTCAAAGTACAATTGTCTTTGTTAGTAAAAAACGAACACCGTAACTGGCCTAAATATCTTGCCCATGTTCGGTTCGCTATGAACAGCGCCGTCTGTTCCACCACTGGGAAAACCCCAGCCTTTTTAACGTTCGCTCGCGAACTTCGCACACCTTTTGAGATGCACCATGATTTACGTGCAATCTTAGATAAGGAAAACTTTGTTCCTTCGGCTACTCCATATTTGCGTTCCTTCGTACGTGCCTTACAGGATATTCGAGATCGTGTTGAGAAAAAGCAAGATCAGCGTAAGGAGATAGGTGATACTGCACGGCGTTCTGTACCTTCTTATAAACAGAATGATTTGGTCTTGGTCAAAACACACGTACTGAGCAATGCCTCGAAAGGAAAAACTCGCAAATTCATGCCTAAACGAGATGGCCCATATCGCGTTAAACGAGTTGTAACTCCCACTACTTTTATACTCTCGAATTTGACTGACGACGACACTGTCATAG agatGCATAGAAAATCTCTAGAGGAACCTGAAGCGTTTTGGTCTGAAATAgctaaagatttttattggCAAACCCCACCTCAGCCGGGGAAATACGTATCGTACAATTTCGATGTAACCAAAGGCGATATCTTCGTGAAATGGATGGACGGCGCAGTCACCAACGTCTGCTTCAATCTTCTGGATAGAAATGTGAGGAACGGCTATGGCGATAAAATTGCATATTATTG gGAGGGCAACTGTCCCGAAGACTACAGCCGCGTGACATACAAAAAACTAATGGATCTCGTCCGTCAGTTTGCGAATGCTCTTCGTGATATCGGTGTGTCCAAAGGTGATAGAGTTTCCATCTATATGCCAATGATCTTGGAGACGGTCGTCTGTATGCTCGCCTGTGCTAGGATTGGTGCCATACACTCTGTCGTG GGCCAAGAAGGGGTGCTGTACACTCATCCGAATTGA